Proteins encoded by one window of Cellvibrio sp. KY-GH-1:
- a CDS encoding MoxR family ATPase, which produces MNDSVMPENTEPKSEENTQARLQQASAVANNLLNEIKKVLIGQDAIIEQVLIALIARGHVLIEGVPGLGKTLLVRSLAKCFGGQFSRVQFTPDLMPSDVTGHAMFNMAKQEFEIRRGPVFTNLLLADEINRAPAKTQAALLEVMQEGQITIEGQSFKTGEPFMVLATQNPIEQEGTYPLPEAELDRFMLKVIIDYPNESDEQIMLRQVCSQAQGGFGLEHIRTLLKPSHVLSLQKIAEQITVDEQILQYVVKLVRATRSWSGISRGAGPRACIALLSAARAYALISNNSFVTPDDVKKMFIPALRHRILLAPELAIEGVAAERILNNILLQVEAPRH; this is translated from the coding sequence ATGAATGATTCAGTGATGCCCGAAAACACAGAACCCAAAAGTGAGGAAAACACCCAGGCGCGCCTGCAACAAGCAAGTGCGGTGGCGAATAACTTATTGAATGAAATAAAAAAAGTGTTGATCGGCCAGGATGCGATTATTGAGCAGGTACTCATTGCCCTGATTGCGCGCGGCCATGTGTTAATTGAAGGCGTACCCGGCCTGGGCAAAACCCTGCTGGTGCGCAGCCTGGCTAAATGTTTTGGCGGCCAATTTTCGCGTGTGCAATTCACGCCAGACTTAATGCCTAGCGATGTTACTGGCCACGCTATGTTTAATATGGCCAAGCAGGAATTTGAAATTCGTCGCGGCCCGGTATTTACCAATCTGTTACTCGCGGACGAAATTAACCGCGCACCCGCGAAAACCCAAGCTGCATTATTGGAAGTGATGCAGGAAGGGCAAATTACCATTGAAGGCCAATCCTTTAAAACCGGTGAGCCTTTTATGGTATTGGCCACGCAAAACCCGATCGAACAGGAAGGCACTTATCCGCTACCGGAAGCAGAACTCGATCGATTTATGTTGAAGGTTATTATTGATTACCCGAACGAAAGCGATGAGCAAATTATGTTGCGTCAGGTGTGCTCACAAGCCCAGGGCGGTTTTGGTTTGGAACATATTCGCACGCTATTAAAACCTTCTCATGTGTTAAGCCTGCAAAAAATTGCCGAGCAAATCACTGTGGACGAGCAAATCCTGCAGTACGTGGTGAAACTGGTGCGCGCTACGCGCAGCTGGTCAGGCATTTCGCGCGGCGCTGGCCCGCGCGCCTGTATTGCGCTGCTCTCTGCCGCACGCGCCTATGCATTGATAAGCAACAACAGTTTTGTCACGCCCGACGATGTGAAAAAAATGTTTATCCCAGCCTTGCGCCACCGTATTTTGCTAGCACCGGAATTGGCAATTGAAGGTGTCGCTGCCGAGCGCATCCTGAATAATATTTTGCTACAGGTGGAAGCGCCGCGCCATTAA
- a CDS encoding DUF58 domain-containing protein, whose protein sequence is MKRRWTPDTKLTLAFLLLAGLIFANSFSSHYFKTQFQSQWLEWGFFGVLLIALLDFVLSRRLPPVEIERELPGNLAVDKWTPVKIRIRHQYTQATRIRIFDGVPSSSDYQHLPLSIELQPNKTSSSEYSLRPLVRGLLQLTPSHIEFSSPLGLWNIRYQTGTTSDAKVFPDFVAIANYAILATENHTSQMGIRKKPRRGEGMEFHQLREYRQGDSLRQLDWKATSRRQKLIARDYQDERDQQIVLMIDSGHRMRAKDDELSHFDHALNAMLLVSYIALRQGDSVSLMSFGGEASNSNPTNTKHRWIPPQKGTERVSVLLNGIYDLQASQSTADYITAAEKLSVLQPKRSLIILVTNSRDEDNSELLLAANLLKKRHLVMIANIREQILDDLNDQSVQTFDEALSYAGVRRFLHERSESHKKLTSAGVYAVDCTANQLAVRVANAYLEIKSAGVL, encoded by the coding sequence ATGAAGAGACGCTGGACACCGGATACAAAGCTGACGCTGGCATTCTTATTATTGGCGGGGCTGATTTTTGCCAACAGTTTCAGTAGCCATTATTTTAAAACCCAATTCCAGTCCCAGTGGCTGGAGTGGGGGTTTTTCGGGGTATTATTAATTGCCCTGCTCGACTTTGTTTTATCGCGCCGCTTGCCGCCGGTAGAGATTGAACGCGAATTGCCGGGCAATCTCGCGGTGGACAAATGGACACCGGTAAAAATCCGCATTCGCCATCAATATACGCAGGCAACTCGTATACGGATTTTTGATGGTGTACCGAGCAGTAGCGATTATCAGCACTTACCGCTCAGCATTGAATTGCAGCCCAATAAAACCAGCAGCAGCGAATACTCCTTACGCCCACTTGTGCGCGGCCTATTGCAATTAACACCCAGCCATATTGAATTCAGCAGTCCGCTCGGCTTGTGGAATATTCGCTACCAAACCGGTACAACGAGCGATGCAAAAGTATTTCCGGATTTTGTGGCTATTGCCAACTACGCGATTCTCGCCACGGAAAATCACACCAGCCAAATGGGTATTCGCAAGAAGCCAAGGCGTGGGGAAGGCATGGAATTTCATCAATTGCGCGAATACCGCCAAGGCGACAGCTTGCGTCAACTGGATTGGAAAGCCACCTCGCGCCGGCAAAAATTAATTGCGCGCGATTATCAGGATGAACGCGACCAGCAAATTGTACTGATGATCGATAGCGGCCACCGCATGCGCGCCAAAGACGATGAACTCAGCCATTTTGATCACGCACTAAATGCCATGTTGCTAGTGAGTTATATCGCCTTACGTCAGGGCGATAGCGTTAGCCTGATGAGTTTCGGCGGCGAAGCGAGTAATAGCAACCCAACAAATACCAAACACCGCTGGATTCCACCGCAAAAAGGCACTGAGCGTGTGAGTGTATTGCTTAACGGCATTTACGATTTACAAGCCAGCCAATCCACCGCGGATTACATTACCGCTGCGGAAAAATTATCGGTACTGCAACCGAAACGGTCGCTGATTATTTTAGTCACCAACTCACGCGACGAAGACAACAGCGAACTATTACTCGCCGCGAACTTATTAAAGAAACGCCACTTGGTGATGATCGCCAACATCCGCGAACAAATCCTCGACGACCTCAACGACCAATCCGTACAAACCTTCGACGAAGCCCTAAGCTACGCCGGCGTCCGCCGCTTCCTGCACGAACGCAGCGAATCCCACAAAAAATTAACCTCTGCCGGAGTTTATGCAGTTGACTGCACCGCCAATCAATTAGCGGTTCGAGTTGCGAATGCTTATTTGGAAATTAAGAGTGCGGGGGTTTTGTAA
- a CDS encoding DUF1552 domain-containing protein, which translates to MNLLKNKMQRREFLRTIARLGLTTAFTSQFMLSRNVFAQAAGAKRFVMVYYPNGCVRDKWHSYNLGALGSNSFATSPLQHLNAHLTKLIPIKNLTYNGHGGSSGHPEACRGVFSGGQEYAPTFDVALGEALGGRLTKNMHVGVWSSKAKDASHMPFTDKNRNKIQVSDDPQQVYDTLLADVVRNAGGGTPDPDTERRKKVLEALHENLDLLQANTLSVKQQGKLLTHEEALNYYQNTLTGTLNVGSTGFARPAIGMTGNNDDGDAIAKAQMRNIAMAFQADITRVASFQFMGAQDESLKINFPAIRPYMGEFGIGEKLTYNQNGSHASSHDESSLFDAQTRWYNILVSYLMDELATRPDAAYGGTLLDNTLILVMSEVGGGNHQQENPGIYVAGGAGNSIRIGNAIDANNAGMSNLYLDIAKAFGLNWTRYGNSSGGVAGFLR; encoded by the coding sequence ATGAATCTGTTGAAAAATAAAATGCAGCGTCGCGAGTTCCTGCGCACTATTGCGCGCCTGGGGTTAACCACGGCGTTTACTAGTCAATTTATGTTATCGAGAAATGTGTTTGCGCAAGCGGCGGGCGCTAAACGTTTTGTGATGGTTTATTACCCCAATGGCTGTGTGCGCGATAAATGGCATTCCTATAATCTGGGCGCGCTCGGTAGCAACAGTTTCGCAACTAGCCCATTGCAACATTTAAATGCGCATCTCACTAAACTGATTCCCATAAAAAATCTCACCTATAACGGTCACGGCGGAAGTTCGGGCCATCCGGAAGCCTGTCGTGGTGTCTTTTCGGGTGGCCAGGAATATGCGCCCACGTTTGATGTGGCACTGGGCGAGGCGCTCGGTGGGCGCCTCACTAAAAACATGCATGTAGGCGTTTGGAGCAGCAAAGCGAAAGATGCCTCGCATATGCCGTTTACCGATAAAAATCGCAATAAGATTCAAGTCTCCGATGATCCGCAGCAAGTGTATGACACGCTGCTCGCGGATGTGGTGCGCAACGCAGGTGGTGGCACGCCTGATCCAGATACCGAGCGTCGTAAAAAAGTGTTGGAAGCGCTGCACGAAAATCTGGATTTGCTGCAAGCGAATACACTCAGTGTGAAGCAGCAAGGGAAATTATTAACTCATGAAGAAGCATTGAATTATTATCAAAATACACTCACTGGTACGCTCAATGTTGGCAGTACCGGATTTGCGCGCCCCGCCATTGGCATGACCGGAAATAATGACGATGGCGATGCAATCGCGAAAGCACAAATGCGCAATATTGCGATGGCGTTTCAAGCAGACATCACCCGCGTCGCCAGTTTTCAATTTATGGGCGCGCAGGATGAATCACTAAAAATTAATTTTCCGGCGATTCGCCCGTATATGGGTGAATTCGGTATCGGTGAAAAATTAACGTACAACCAAAACGGCAGTCACGCCAGCTCGCACGATGAGTCATCACTCTTCGATGCCCAAACCCGTTGGTACAACATTCTTGTTTCCTACCTGATGGACGAGCTCGCCACCCGCCCGGATGCAGCCTACGGCGGAACGCTGTTGGATAACACTTTAATTTTAGTAATGTCCGAGGTCGGCGGCGGCAACCACCAACAAGAAAACCCCGGCATCTACGTCGCCGGCGGCGCCGGCAATTCAATTCGTATCGGCAATGCTATAGATGCGAATAACGCCGGAATGTCCAATTTATATCTGGATATCGCCAAAGCCTTTGGTTTGAATTGGACGCGTTATGGAAATAGCTCGGGTGGTGTTGCGGGTTTTTTGAGATAG
- a CDS encoding starch-binding protein — protein MHASSTAIAAHSQRYFLCSFFLLCALAYAQAGQAQTWVNSYFRGTPNNWAATAMTKNSSTGLWETQQSFSGANPRFKISRNAENWNEAYPVQDYLITGGDGDYKITFNDSSKAIVATKLPIVLSANNICFSNPNNFATPYIYFWNPLPAGAVTPLPAWPGKSMTKRGIFYCYDFTVAIPAGMQMPASLDVIFSNNGANQTANLKYTGAACYDNNAWKTLAQCGFSVITTSSAASISSSSVALSATSSSVGSSSIVSSITTSIISSSAISSSAALGSSAASSSKSSSSVSSITSSATAEKTKIYFKNTANWASVNIHYFNVQPALAGSTWPGPAMIKNINAPTFYSHEFASTVTSAGIVFSVNGNPKTIDLNFVAPNNCYDFGTASWKTASTCGVPAELVANAGVDRKANINTRQALSAAASIGNYVSANWTSPAWSGALTGRQVVTPLLKAVGNITVTLTLTAADGSTATDTMVINVVAGAQALPERPQLAAPLGFPISGTVSAGKYRFVNAYPNLTEYFFSPVMVTNDGINDLVYVVDKEGAIYVFPNNENVIASEVRKLLDIKSTVLNNNESGMLSMAFDPYYATNGFIYVYYLFGETDNFYPRTDGIVGGKTGDAIIERWTVDNPANPTSAGAKVEVLRIPQIGEDHKGGMMQFHPTEHYLYVGIGEGGYGHSAFTQNPLPSDPYNRRTNNSAQDPMTLRGKFIRIEPLAQAVDGKYYRVPADNPFVGRAGYLPEIWSMGHRNPWRWAFDTDAPYTLWETEIGQDTDLAYEEVNIITKGQNYGWPVCEGTRNRGALGGDAPKNCLTDFVPPREGYGRTSGVSIIGGFVYRGTDLPNLNGSFIFGDYVSKRLWSVANDGQAKKLISEAFPHYISSIGKDLKKNLLVSSHGRELGGPSSIFKVVDDDVSSAQIPPTLSATGLFADLPNAIPAHGVIEYTVNTKGWFDGGQVRHFMALPNTSKITADAAVDPVAIWDLPVGSVIVKHLSIATSTNANKPFTTSVLFRQESGWQAANYRWNAAGTDADLVTESSVEPDGGVVSVVRKVETGSTCAGCHKDAGGKLTPLSIHNLQLNNHFNYQGVTNNQLDVFNAIGLFTSPLNNSTSYAKFTAPTDASVDLTARAKSYLHTNCSHCHSGTSGGMDMRYGTALAAMKLVNDHNRVVPGIPANSNVYKYQTGAGMRMPYGSVATNAEAENLFRNWIIELGVDVVQTGIEITATKASPEVNEIVGLSVESVYSNGTRLPVSGSIIWSSSNPAIISTQGKTGAAINVTALATGAVTITASSDGYNDSIELEIVPATNPVTALAITGAANLRFKTGETQQLVAVGTAGDDLLGMNAQVNWASSNTSVASVSAAGLITAGATAGTATITATYGTISTTYTVTNLGAGQYVYVKKPAAWATVNTHIWTNQNGVETNRTGAWPGPAMTEAAAKYGANWLRTFIPVTWANTAGSTNIIFSNNKANQTGTLTVNQSNPGWYDAAWLTAEPALAVVESGTQIQVGNGTATIANSANLSGKLFVPGTLVDIKANAAGPGMKFVHWEGTGAAYLLDANSANTKMVVGNAVSLTLLAVFDTVTDQHQVARSHYQSQGCNGCHGSDGNGIPSLHDLQTRYTLTSLANYIATNMPRGNVGSCTGTCASSIAAMIFDEAFIAPAGVCNAESLDDLIPQDRSFRLLSTLEYNNSVRDLLGLATTVDFTSGRIPADIPVNGFKTNANTIFTNDYAKGYVLAAEAAASMVSHIYSLTPGCSNATCFVQTFGKRAYRRPLSATEVTKLVALQTAQGNLALLTAILSSPSMLYRSEVGELKGAYYELTDYEVAAMLSYTYWATTPDAALMAAADAGQLSTPAQISAKVAQMLQDSKAQIAFERFITGWLDLDKDIKTSVLSAGLKADMKAETIELVKRTVFSGGSYNELLNANYSYMTQQLATHYGLSWPGGSGIQRVDYNAANAERRGLLGHAGILAIQSASEKTHPVKRGLFVRRNLLCQDFPPPPVGAELKPLEDPSLTVRERFEHAHLKEGCEACHQYIDGIGFGLENYNALGLYVTNETTDNGLVKIINSLGYIGSLNSAETYLSEAEPVVTYQGMDELAGLIAGSTNAKACYVRQWYRYARGQREEVNDSCTLQVIGKTFKESSNASMLDLMIQFTQTKNYILRK, from the coding sequence ATGCACGCTTCATCAACGGCTATTGCTGCCCATTCGCAGCGCTACTTCCTGTGCAGTTTTTTCCTGCTGTGCGCATTGGCTTATGCACAGGCTGGTCAGGCCCAAACTTGGGTAAACAGCTATTTTCGCGGCACGCCCAACAATTGGGCAGCGACGGCAATGACTAAAAATTCCTCGACGGGTTTATGGGAAACCCAACAAAGTTTTTCGGGCGCGAACCCGCGCTTTAAAATTAGTCGTAACGCTGAAAACTGGAATGAAGCTTACCCCGTGCAGGACTATTTAATTACTGGCGGCGATGGCGATTACAAAATTACCTTTAATGATTCGAGCAAGGCAATTGTTGCAACCAAACTGCCTATTGTGCTCTCTGCCAATAATATATGTTTTAGCAACCCGAATAATTTTGCTACGCCTTATATTTATTTTTGGAATCCACTGCCTGCGGGGGCAGTGACCCCTTTGCCCGCTTGGCCCGGTAAGAGTATGACCAAGCGTGGCATTTTTTATTGTTACGACTTCACAGTTGCGATTCCTGCTGGTATGCAGATGCCGGCTTCGCTGGATGTGATTTTTAGCAACAATGGTGCAAACCAGACGGCGAACCTGAAATACACGGGTGCGGCCTGCTATGATAATAATGCTTGGAAAACATTAGCGCAGTGCGGCTTCAGTGTAATTACAACCTCATCAGCGGCGAGTATTTCTTCTTCGTCTGTTGCGTTATCAGCGACATCATCCTCAGTTGGTTCATCATCAATAGTCTCATCAATAACCACATCCATTATTTCGTCAAGCGCGATTTCTTCATCGGCAGCCCTAGGTTCATCCGCAGCGTCTTCCAGTAAATCCAGTTCTTCAGTTAGCTCTATTACCAGTTCTGCCACTGCGGAAAAAACAAAAATCTATTTTAAAAATACCGCTAACTGGGCTTCGGTCAATATCCATTATTTCAATGTGCAACCTGCATTGGCTGGCTCAACCTGGCCTGGCCCGGCGATGATTAAAAATATCAATGCCCCAACATTTTACAGTCACGAATTTGCCAGCACGGTTACTTCAGCGGGCATAGTGTTTAGTGTGAATGGCAATCCCAAAACGATCGATTTAAATTTTGTTGCGCCGAATAATTGCTACGACTTTGGTACAGCAAGTTGGAAAACCGCTAGTACCTGCGGTGTACCCGCGGAATTGGTTGCCAATGCCGGTGTGGATCGCAAAGCCAATATCAATACGCGTCAGGCGTTATCGGCGGCAGCGTCAATTGGAAATTATGTTAGCGCTAATTGGACCAGCCCGGCGTGGTCAGGTGCATTGACCGGCAGACAAGTGGTAACACCATTGTTGAAAGCTGTCGGCAATATCACAGTAACGCTCACACTCACGGCGGCTGATGGCAGTACCGCCACTGATACTATGGTGATTAATGTTGTTGCCGGCGCTCAAGCATTACCCGAGCGCCCGCAATTGGCTGCGCCGCTTGGTTTTCCCATTAGTGGCACTGTGAGTGCGGGCAAGTATCGCTTTGTAAATGCCTACCCGAATTTAACTGAATATTTCTTTTCGCCGGTGATGGTCACTAACGACGGCATTAATGATTTGGTGTATGTCGTCGACAAAGAAGGCGCGATTTATGTGTTCCCGAATAATGAAAATGTAATCGCCTCTGAAGTGCGAAAACTGTTGGATATCAAATCCACCGTGCTCAACAACAATGAAAGCGGGATGTTGAGCATGGCGTTTGATCCTTATTACGCCACCAATGGTTTTATTTATGTGTATTATCTTTTTGGTGAGACAGATAATTTTTATCCGCGTACGGATGGCATAGTCGGTGGCAAAACCGGCGATGCGATTATCGAGCGTTGGACAGTTGATAATCCGGCAAATCCAACCTCTGCCGGTGCCAAAGTAGAAGTGTTGCGCATTCCGCAAATTGGTGAAGACCACAAAGGCGGCATGATGCAATTCCATCCCACTGAACATTATTTGTATGTGGGAATTGGTGAGGGCGGTTACGGTCACAGTGCGTTTACGCAAAATCCCTTACCCAGTGATCCTTACAATCGTCGCACCAATAACAGCGCGCAGGATCCAATGACATTGCGCGGAAAATTTATTCGTATTGAGCCATTAGCCCAAGCGGTAGATGGAAAATATTATCGCGTACCGGCCGATAATCCTTTTGTTGGGCGCGCTGGTTACTTGCCAGAAATTTGGTCCATGGGCCATCGCAATCCTTGGCGCTGGGCGTTTGATACTGATGCACCTTACACTCTGTGGGAAACAGAAATCGGGCAGGATACGGATCTCGCCTACGAAGAAGTTAACATTATTACCAAAGGCCAGAATTACGGTTGGCCGGTGTGTGAAGGTACGCGCAATCGTGGTGCACTTGGTGGCGATGCACCAAAAAATTGTTTAACAGATTTTGTTCCGCCACGCGAAGGTTATGGGCGCACCTCCGGTGTTTCCATTATTGGTGGATTCGTTTATCGCGGCACGGATTTACCCAACCTCAATGGCAGTTTTATTTTTGGTGATTACGTCAGCAAGCGCCTCTGGTCGGTTGCCAATGATGGCCAGGCAAAGAAATTAATTAGCGAGGCTTTTCCGCACTACATTTCATCGATTGGCAAAGACCTCAAAAAGAATTTATTAGTTTCCAGTCACGGTCGCGAACTGGGTGGGCCTTCCAGCATTTTTAAAGTGGTGGATGATGATGTTTCATCCGCACAAATTCCACCGACCTTGTCGGCAACCGGTTTGTTTGCCGATTTGCCCAATGCCATTCCCGCGCACGGCGTTATTGAATACACCGTAAATACCAAAGGTTGGTTTGATGGCGGCCAGGTGCGGCATTTTATGGCGCTGCCCAATACCAGCAAAATTACTGCTGATGCAGCAGTTGATCCAGTGGCAATTTGGGATTTGCCTGTTGGTTCGGTAATCGTCAAACATTTATCGATAGCGACATCGACCAACGCCAATAAACCTTTCACTACCTCGGTATTATTTCGTCAGGAATCCGGTTGGCAAGCGGCAAATTATCGCTGGAATGCAGCGGGTACTGATGCGGATTTAGTTACTGAATCGTCCGTAGAACCCGACGGTGGTGTGGTGAGTGTGGTGCGCAAGGTGGAGACGGGCAGTACCTGTGCTGGCTGCCACAAAGATGCTGGTGGAAAATTAACACCCTTATCGATACACAACTTGCAATTGAACAATCATTTCAATTATCAAGGAGTCACAAACAATCAATTGGATGTGTTTAATGCGATAGGTTTGTTCACGTCGCCTCTGAACAACAGCACCAGTTATGCAAAATTCACAGCACCAACGGATGCAAGTGTTGACCTGACAGCACGCGCAAAATCCTATCTCCACACCAACTGCTCTCACTGCCACTCGGGTACTTCGGGTGGTATGGATATGCGTTACGGCACTGCACTGGCAGCGATGAAATTAGTCAATGATCACAATCGTGTGGTGCCTGGAATTCCTGCTAACAGTAACGTCTATAAATATCAAACCGGTGCGGGCATGCGTATGCCGTATGGATCGGTGGCAACCAATGCTGAAGCAGAAAATTTATTCCGTAACTGGATTATTGAATTAGGTGTTGATGTTGTTCAAACCGGTATTGAAATAACCGCAACCAAAGCTTCGCCTGAAGTTAACGAGATTGTTGGTTTAAGTGTGGAATCGGTTTACAGCAACGGCACTCGTTTGCCAGTGTCGGGGTCAATCATTTGGTCATCAAGCAACCCGGCCATTATTTCCACGCAAGGTAAAACCGGTGCGGCAATTAATGTTACTGCGTTAGCAACTGGCGCTGTAACTATTACCGCGAGCAGTGATGGTTATAACGATAGCATTGAACTGGAAATTGTTCCGGCGACAAATCCGGTCACTGCCCTGGCAATTACCGGTGCCGCAAATTTGCGGTTTAAAACTGGCGAGACGCAGCAATTGGTTGCGGTAGGTACAGCAGGCGATGATTTGCTGGGCATGAATGCACAAGTGAATTGGGCGAGTAGTAATACCTCTGTGGCAAGTGTATCGGCGGCGGGTTTAATTACCGCGGGTGCAACCGCAGGCACGGCAACTATCACTGCAACTTACGGAACAATTTCTACAACCTATACGGTGACGAATTTAGGTGCGGGGCAATATGTGTATGTGAAAAAGCCGGCCGCGTGGGCAACGGTGAATACGCATATCTGGACTAACCAAAATGGTGTAGAAACAAATCGCACTGGTGCATGGCCAGGGCCTGCAATGACGGAAGCCGCCGCTAAATACGGTGCAAATTGGTTGCGTACATTTATTCCTGTGACATGGGCAAATACCGCAGGCAGTACCAATATTATTTTCAGCAACAACAAAGCCAATCAAACCGGCACTTTAACGGTAAACCAATCCAATCCGGGTTGGTATGACGCCGCCTGGTTAACAGCAGAACCTGCATTGGCGGTAGTGGAATCGGGCACGCAAATTCAAGTGGGCAATGGCACTGCGACTATCGCGAACAGCGCCAACCTGAGTGGAAAATTATTTGTACCCGGCACTCTAGTTGATATCAAAGCAAACGCTGCCGGTCCGGGCATGAAATTTGTGCACTGGGAGGGAACCGGTGCAGCCTATTTGTTGGATGCCAATAGCGCGAATACAAAAATGGTGGTGGGTAATGCCGTTTCACTTACGCTACTTGCAGTGTTCGATACCGTTACCGACCAGCATCAGGTGGCGCGCAGCCATTATCAAAGCCAGGGTTGCAATGGTTGTCACGGCAGTGATGGCAATGGTATTCCCTCATTACACGATTTACAAACGCGCTACACGCTAACGAGTTTGGCAAATTATATTGCAACCAATATGCCCAGAGGTAATGTCGGCAGCTGCACCGGTACCTGTGCAAGCAGTATTGCGGCGATGATTTTTGATGAGGCGTTTATTGCACCGGCGGGCGTGTGCAACGCAGAAAGCCTCGACGATTTAATTCCGCAAGATCGCAGTTTCCGTTTGCTATCAACATTGGAATACAACAATTCAGTACGCGATTTGTTGGGGCTCGCAACCACTGTCGATTTCACCAGCGGGCGCATCCCGGCAGATATTCCGGTGAATGGATTTAAAACCAACGCCAATACTATTTTTACTAACGATTACGCCAAAGGTTATGTGCTTGCTGCCGAAGCAGCTGCCTCCATGGTGAGTCATATTTACAGTCTCACACCGGGATGTAGCAACGCGACTTGTTTTGTGCAGACTTTTGGCAAGCGCGCCTATCGCCGTCCGTTGAGTGCTACAGAAGTTACTAAATTAGTTGCACTGCAAACAGCGCAGGGCAATCTCGCATTGCTCACCGCCATTCTTTCATCGCCCTCCATGTTGTATCGCTCGGAAGTGGGTGAACTAAAAGGCGCTTATTACGAACTCACGGATTATGAAGTTGCTGCTATGTTGTCCTACACCTATTGGGCAACAACGCCAGATGCGGCATTAATGGCGGCGGCTGATGCAGGGCAGTTGAGTACGCCTGCACAAATTTCTGCCAAGGTTGCGCAAATGCTGCAAGACTCCAAAGCGCAAATTGCCTTCGAGCGTTTTATTACTGGTTGGCTGGATCTGGATAAAGACATTAAAACCTCCGTATTAAGTGCAGGCCTCAAAGCTGATATGAAAGCGGAAACTATTGAGTTAGTTAAGCGCACGGTATTTAGCGGTGGCAGCTACAACGAATTGCTCAATGCCAATTACAGCTATATGACGCAACAGCTTGCGACCCATTACGGTTTGAGCTGGCCGGGTGGCAGTGGAATTCAACGCGTGGATTACAACGCGGCTAATGCTGAACGTCGCGGGTTGTTAGGGCATGCGGGCATTCTTGCCATCCAATCGGCATCGGAAAAAACGCATCCGGTAAAGCGCGGGTTGTTTGTGCGACGCAATCTGCTCTGCCAGGATTTTCCGCCCCCGCCGGTAGGTGCTGAATTAAAACCATTGGAAGACCCAAGCCTTACCGTGCGCGAACGTTTTGAGCACGCGCATTTAAAAGAGGGTTGCGAGGCTTGTCATCAATATATCGACGGCATTGGTTTTGGTTTGGAAAATTACAATGCACTGGGTTTGTATGTGACCAACGAAACCACCGATAACGGCTTGGTAAAAATAATTAATTCGCTCGGTTATATCGGCAGTTTAAATTCGGCGGAGACTTATTTGTCTGAAGCGGAACCGGTAGTGACCTATCAGGGTATGGATGAGTTGGCGGGTCTGATTGCGGGCAGCACCAATGCCAAAGCCTGTTATGTGCGGCAGTGGTATCGCTATGCACGCGGGCAACGCGAGGAAGTGAATGATAGTTGTACGCTGCAAGTCATCGGCAAAACCTTCAAAGAGTCAAGCAATGCCAGCATGCTGGATTTGATGATCCAGTTTACCCAAACCAAAAATTATATTTTGCGCAAGTAA